From a region of the Castanea sativa cultivar Marrone di Chiusa Pesio chromosome 10, ASM4071231v1 genome:
- the LOC142611580 gene encoding uncharacterized protein LOC142611580, producing the protein MLKQSPSRNQRSKGFKVKHAIQICLLLAICIWLLYQVRHSHETKKAYEKNSGTISEKMQGGYEIIKLGRKDLHPQVGETAFETERKEELEQEIEDSKPEESEDEGRGGGDDEIDGHDQERVEEEDSDEVEDLITEEDRETEEGNEELESEGKGNQVEDVSFFEDQAQIEGERNTQEAREENYKGDDASSAVVQNTQSISTGFKIGHLRSVKEQVENAENIEVEQDNETNSTLEVVVNIKNSGPKESNSMEVTSGASGNAARGEESGYGFDLANSDVGSNSREAYAKTQIHSDSTLMLMKTRESLNGTDTLPNLIHDVDITYNGRQSYLKAISKEKYNSPKAENEHSDFNFSLPMTDNLGASNREMAVFSESESAAERKGTLKLDESAVSQESPAKITNENENTIDRKSEKGSASLTTDENVDSVHTEFFDSSESSLYQGGEDQTTLETLAGIRNEMNNSEDATE; encoded by the coding sequence ATGTTGAAGCAATCACCTAGTAGAAATCAGAGGTCAAAAGGCTTCAAGGTGAAGCATGCAATACAGATATGTCTTTTGCTTGCCATTTGCATCTGGTTGCTTTACCAAGTCAGACACTCCCATGAAACGAAGAAAGCATATGAAAAGAACTCTGGAACGATATCTGAAAAAATGCAGGGTGGGTATGAAATCATAAAACTTGGGAGGAAGGACCTGCATCCTCAAGTAGGGGAAACGGCTTTTGAAACTGAAAGGAAAGAAGAATTGGAACAAGAGATTGAAGATAGTAAACCAGAAGAAAGTGAGGATGAAGGCAGAGGTGGTGGAGATGATGAAATAGATGGACATGATCAAGAGagagttgaagaagaagattctGATGAAGTCGAGGATTTAATCACTGAAGAGGATAGGGAAACAGAGGAGGGAAATGAAGAGCTAGAGAGTGAAGGGAAGGGGAATCAAGTTGAGGATGTGAGCTTTTTTGAAGATCAAGCCCAAATTGAAGGTGAAAGGAATACCCAGGAGGCAAGAGAGGAAAATTACAAAGGTGATGATGCCTCCAGTGCTGTGGTTCAGAACACCCAATCTATAAGCACTGGATTTAAAATTGGACACTTGAGAAGTGTGAAGGAACAAGTAGAGAATGCAGAAAATATTGAAGTAGAGCAGGATAATGAAACTAATAGCACCCTAGAAGTTGtggttaatataaaaaattcaggACCCAAGGAGAGTAATAGCATGGAAGTAACTAGCGGTGCTTCTGGAAATGCTGCTCGTGGTGAAGAAAGCGGTTATGGATTTGATTTGGCCAATTCAGATGTTGGCTCAAATTCAAGAGAGGCATATGCCAAAACACAAATCCACAGCGATTCAACATTGATGCTGATGAAAACCCGTGAATCTTTGAATGGAACAGATACATTGCCAAATCTGATTCATGATGTTGATATAACTTATAATGGAAGGCAATCATACTTGAAAGCTATTTCAAAGGAGAAGTATAATAGCCCCAAGGCTGAAAATGAGCATTCAGATTTCAATTTCAGTCTTCCTATGACTGATAATTTAGGTGCCAGCAATAGGGAAATGGCAGTATTTAGTGAATCTGAGTCTGCTGCGGAACGAAAGGGGACTTTGAAGCTTGATGAATCTGCTGTATCTCAGGAAAGCCCTGCTAAAATTACCAATGAGAATGAAAATACAATTGATAGAAAATCCGAGAAAGGCTCAGCATCACTGACAACGGATGAGAATGTAGATTCTGTACATACTGAGTTCTTTGATTCTTCTGAGTCCTCACTCTATCAAGGTGGAGAGGATCAAACTACTTTGGAGACTTTGGCAGGGATCAGAAATGAAATGAACAACAGTGAAGATGCAACTGAATGA
- the LOC142614070 gene encoding EPIDERMAL PATTERNING FACTOR-like protein 2, translating into MGSTENCLYWNKNRHLVSSLLLALLVSSLTQVRFMAEGRGLPNLVEAAQKGIEVNKVARMVRTQIGSRPPRCEKRCSSCGHCEAVQVPIVPQVQNHRRSQFYASRATPSIEYSRGDGNSNYKPMCWKCKCGDFIFNP; encoded by the exons ATGGGCAGCACTGAAAATTGCCTTTATTGGAACAAAAATAGACATCTAGTCAGTTCCTTGCTCTTAGCACTTTTGGTTTCAAGCTTGACCCAAGTTAGATTCATGGCTGAAG GTAGAGGTCTTCCCAATTTAGTTGAGGCTGCTCAA AAAGGGATAGAAGTGAATAAAGTGGCAAGGATGGTGAGAACTCAGATAGGGTCAAGGCCACCAAGGTGTGAGAAGAGGTGTAGCTCTTGTGGGCACTGTGAGGCAGTTCAGGTTCCTATTGTCCCACAAGTGCAAAACCACAGAAGAAGCCAATTCTATGCTTCGCGTGCAACCCCAAGTATTGAATATTCTAGAGGGGATGGCAACTCTAACTACAAGCCTATGTGCTGGAAATGCAAGTGCGGCGACTTCATTTTCAATCCCTGA